From the genome of Xiphophorus couchianus chromosome 6, X_couchianus-1.0, whole genome shotgun sequence, one region includes:
- the LOC114147126 gene encoding Golgi reassembly-stacking protein 1-like produces MGLSQSSEAPEGGTYGYHVHGIQPNSPAERAGLQPFFDFILSLDNKRLSEENEQLKELLKANMERAVRMEVYSTKTAGVRELEVVPSNMWGGHGLLGASVRFCSYQGASENVWHVLDVEAGSPAALAGLQSYSDYIVGADQVLQDSEDFFSLIEAHEGKPLKLLVYNTRTDNCRDVMVTPSGAWGGEGSLGCGIGYGYLHRIPATPEMSTDKPPIPVAEEKSSPQEPTHGYTEAPLMAPSTPSEDLLDVEQITLLDSVVPPPDQTVMDSGLSDSDVAVMSPDPADLLDRLDVSTSSIDMTNTSLAMHEEKEGDISGVEELEDSALPSSSAENQSELQEHVSHAAVELTASLAAPDTWSDSGVAPAETSPPRTESADLQSFVVESSGTLSPPLGVLSLPEETFQPFTEEPPCPSPVDLIATAAANGADFQVLGDAQASVCESAKPVDYQDGGEEPEKTHFD; encoded by the exons ATGGGATTATCGCAGAGCTCAGAGGCCCCCGAGGGAGGGACGTACGGATACCATGTCCACGGC ATTCAGCCTAATTCTCCTGCAGAAAGGGCGGGACTGCAGCCCTTCTTTGACTTCATTCTGTCTCTGGACAACAAGAGACTC AGTGAGGAAAACGAGCAGCTGAAGGAGCTCCTGAAAGCCAACATGGAGAGAGCTGTGAGGATGGAGGTGTACAGCACCAAAACCGCCGGGGTGCGAGAGCTGGAGGTGGTGCCCAGTAACATGTGGGGGGGACACGGCCTGCTGGGCGCCAGCGTTCGCTTCTGCAGCTACCAAGGAGCCAGTGAGAACGTCTGGCACGTACTG GACGTAGAAGCCGGTTCACCAGCGGCACTGGCAGGTCTTCAGTCGTACAGCGACTACATTGTCGGGGCAGATCAGGTGTTGCAAGAC TCGGAGGATTTCTTCTCGCTGATTGAAGCCCATGAAGGGAAACCCTTAAAGCTGCTGGTGTACAACACACGAACAGACAACTGCAGAGACGTGATGGTCACACCCAGTGGAGCGTGGGGAGGAGAGGGCAG cTTGGGTTGTGGCATCGGTTATGGCTACCTGCACCGCATTCCTGCAACTCCAGAAATGTCGACAGACAAGCCACCCATCCCAGTTGCAGAAGAGAAATCCTCTCCACAGGAGCCAACACATGGGTACACAGAG gcgCCTCTTATGGCCCCTTCAACCCCCAGTGAAGATTTGTTAGACGTGGAGCAGATCACCCTCCTAGACTCTGTCGTACCTCCACCAGATCAGACAGTGATGGACTCTG GTTTATCCGATTCCGATGTGGCAGTGATGAGCCCTGACCCTGCAGATCTTTTGGACAGGCTGGACGTGTCCACGTCTTCCATCGACATGACCAACACTTCCCTGGCGATGCACGAGGAAAAGGAGGGTGACATATCTGGTGTTG aggagctggaggacagTGCTCTGCCCTCATCATCTGCAGAGAACCAGAGTGAACTACAAGAGCATGTCTCccatgcagctgtggagctCACCGCTTCCCTCGCCGCTCCCGACACTTGGTCTGACTCCGGAGTAGCTCCAGCTGAAACTTCTCCTCCGCGCACCGAGTCCGCAGACCTTCAGAGCTTCGTCGTGGAATCCAGCGGCACCCTGAGTCCGCCTCTGGGCGTGCTGTCCCTTCCCGAGGAGACGTTTCAGCCTTTCACTGAAGAGCCTCCGTGCCCATCTCCAGTAGACCTGATCGCGACCGCGGCTGCTAATGGGGCGGACTTTCAAGTCTTAGGCGATGCGCAAGCGTCGGTATGTGAGTCAGCAAAGCCTGTAGATTATCAGGACGGTGGGGAAGAacctgaaaaaacacattttgattaa
- the LOC114147125 gene encoding cysteine/serine-rich nuclear protein 2-like gives MRDILKRKFAEVEENPCYSPPSTFCSASSSSSSSASPSSLSSPASSEWESDGEGSSSENQDFTPHSPVSASGSPIWPILKKPKLSKRPNSVRFDQVTVFSFPRCQGFTSVPSRGGATLGMVRKHSALRRYTVDEHAVEQRSRRRERHREKLIQERFEALKHQLIISGAVDQNEGEKLTTDQVLGGDPDIHVSESDLEDGGYLQPFSSKQRQALLLAAGAKVIDKEEKRQLHALRLSREACGCDCRGFCEPETCACSQAGIKCQVDRFNFPCGCTKDSCGNVQGRIEFDARRVQTHYIHTLMRLELQRRLCRETLVSGEQAGLTEELRDCSGHNEVGAEQSTQESRCPFRSGLEEDLLPFAMPAAPSFRCIPDQLVVEENSCSSDMSESSLSSSECDAGQFFSGTQTLPDRGSDLTHDSGNKNFFSCAQNRHRCNSATSDDDRPHSPVALADNIDASRNYLDENANQSRDFFNEDSFEDFPNTPSPTAGYSFSGYMDLSLSSDSDLEFFHRDYPSGPLHSSFKEHRHSDSFQHFQLFSSVNLPQQESSIQLLESLIG, from the exons ATGAGAGACATCCTTAAGAGGAAGTttgcagaagtggaggaaaatcCCTGCTACTCCCCTCCCTCCACCTTCTGCTCcgcctcttcttcttcttcttcttctgcttctccatCTTCCCTCTCCTCTCCTGCCTCCTCTGAGTGGGAGTCGGACGGGGAGGGAAGCTCCTCCGAGAACCAAGACTTCACACCTCACAGTCCTGTGTCAGCCTCCGGATCGCCCA TTTGGCCCATCCTGAAGAAGCCGAAGCTCTCAAAAAGGCCAAACAGCGTGCGCTTCGACCAGGTGACGGTGTTCAGCTTCCCCCGCTGCCAGGGCTTCACCAGCGTGCCCAGCAGAGGAGGTGCCACCCTGGGCATGGTGCGCAAACACAGCGCCCTCCGAAGGTACACCGTGGACGAGCATGCAGTGGAGCAGCGCAGCAGGCGCAGAGAGAGGCACAGAGAGAAACTAATTCAAGAGAGGTTTGAGGCACTAAAACACCAA CTGATCATAAGTGGAGCTGTTGACCAAAACGAGGGGGAGAAGCTGACGACGGATCAAGTTCTGGGTGGAGACCCTGACATCCATGTTAGTGAGTCTGATTTGGAGGACGGAGGCTACCTTCAGCCGTTCTCTTCCAAACAGCGACAGGCCCTCCTCCTGGCAGCGGGGGCGAAGGTCATCGACAAGGAGGAGAAGAGGCAGCTTCACGCTCTGCGGCTCTCCAGGGAGGCCTGTGGCTGCGACTGCCGGGGCTTCTGCGAGCCGGAGACCTGCGCCTGCAGTCAGGCAGGCATCAAGTGCCAG GTGGACCGCTTCAACTTCCCCTGCGGATGCACCAAGGACAGCTGCGGAAACGTGCAGGGGCGCATCGAGTTCGACGCCCGGCGCGTTCAGACTCATTACATCCACACGCTCATGAGGCTGGAGCTGCAGAGGCGACTGTGTCGTGAAACGCTGGTCTCGGGGGAGCAGGCGGGTTTGACCGAGGAGCTCAGAGACTGTTCAGGACACAACGAGGTCGGTGCAGAGCAGAGCACGCAGGAGAGCAGGTGTCCATTCAGGTCCGGCCTGGAGGAGGACCTGCTTCCTTTCGCCATGCCCGCCGCTCCTTCTTTCCGCTGCATCCCGGACCAGCTGGTCGTTGAGgagaacagctgcagcagcgacATGTCCGAatcctccctctcctcctccgaATGCGACGCAGGACAATTCTTCAGCGGGACCCAGACTCTTCCGGACAGAGGCTCAGATTTGACCCATGACTCCGGCAATAAGAACTTCTTCTCGTGCGCCCAAAACCGGCACAGATGCAACTCTGCAACCTCAGACGACGACAGACCGCATTCGCCCGTTGCGCTCGCGGACAACATTGACGCCAGCAGGAACTATCTCGACGAGAACGCCAATCAATCCAGAGACTTTTTCAACGAGGACTCTTTCGAGGACTTCCCTAACACCCCGTCTCCCACAGCGGGCTACTCCTTCAGCGGATACATGGACCTGAGCCTCTCCTCTGACTCCGACCTGGAGTTCTTCCACAGGGACTATCCCTCCGGACCGCTGCACAGCTCCTTCAAAGAGCACAGACACTCCGACAGCTTTCAGCACTTCCAGCTGTTCAGCTCGGTGAATTTACCACAGCAGGAGTCGAGCATCCAGCTCCTAgagtctctgattggctga